A single region of the Cucumis melo cultivar AY chromosome 3, USDA_Cmelo_AY_1.0, whole genome shotgun sequence genome encodes:
- the LOC127148656 gene encoding uncharacterized protein LOC127148656 yields the protein MAVLPKVSKQLLITFFCYFASLFAFTFVAVGVLCLIPVIAILIYGLNTDQNFLLGIETIFFFFSISYCIGVWYLTTIWQLSSVVAVLEKSCGFKAMAKSKGLLKGKMKMVIMLWVSLDLPLGVIQLVFLHYFVIRSTWVGRSILGICWVLLFMVFLLVKLVLETVVYFVCKLHHGERVDKLALWNHLQGYISPHHYDQLKVDDDNNSVQLENNEAVR from the coding sequence ATGGCCGTCCTCCCAAAGGTTTCGAAGCAACTTCTCATCACGTTTTTCTGCTATTTTGCCTCCCTTTTTGCCTTTACCTTCGTTGCTGTTGGTGTGCTATGCTTGATTCCTGTGATAGCAATCTTAATCTATGGCCTAAATACTGACCAAAACTTCTTACTCGGCATAGAAaccatctttttcttctttagcATCTCTTATTGTATTGGCGTTTGGTATTTGACAACAATTTGGCAATTGTCAAGCGTCGTGGCGGTTTTGGAAAAGTCATGTGGGTTCAAAGCCATGGCGAAAAGCAAGGGTTTACTTAAGGGGAAGATGAAGATGGTTATAATGTTATGGGTGTCGTTGGATTTGCCTTTGGGAGTGATTCAGTTAGTGTTTCTTCATTATTTTGTTATTAGGTCAACATGGGTGGGCAGGAGTATTTTGGGGATTTGTTGGGTGCTGTTGTTTATGGTGTTCCTTTTGGTTAAGCTTGTGTTGGAAACTGTGGTGTATTTTGTTTGTAAATTGCATCATGGTGAGAGGGTTGATAAGTTGGCTTTGTGGAACCATCTTCAAGGTTATATATCACCTCATCACTACGATCAATTGAAAGTTGATGATGACAATAATAGTGTTCAGCTTGAGAATAATGAAGCTGTTAGATAG